The Phycisphaerae bacterium genomic interval TGATCGCTTCGCGAAGGGTGGGGCGGCTGACCTTCAGCTGCCGGGCGAGGTCGTGTTCGCCGGGCAGACGATCACCAGGCTTCAACCGGTTGGCGAAGATGTAGTTCTTGACCTGGCGTACCACGTGGTCGGCTCGGGTGCCCTGCCTGCGGGTGTTCAGCTTGTTGGGGGCCTCGGCCATCGCACTCCTCTTCGCTCGAGTCGAATGTGGTGCTCGAGCCCACTCCGCCGGGGAACTGCTGAGGTCATGGTACGGGGAGCGGCCATAAGGGTCAAGAAAAAAAGGTCTATTTGTCTGACAATTGAATCGGCAGAATAGGCCCACAAGAGCATATTCTGGCCTTGATTCAGATGCTCGGGTCTGATAAGGTCCCAATTGTCAGACAAGTCGAACCTGTGGGCAATTGGATATGTCGCCTCGGTGTACCGCGGCGGAAACGGAGAGCCGAGCATGGCGTATGTTCGGATCGAAACCGACTGGAAGTACTGTGATTGCAGGGTTTTACGTCTCGAGAGCGACGAGACTCGGCTGGAGATCATGCCGGAGCTTGGTGGGAAGATCTATCGGTGGATTGACAAGCAGTCTGACCGCGACGTTCTATGGCAGCACCCCAGGCTCAAGCCCGCGGTGGTGGCCCCGGGCGGGTGTTTTGATGACCGGTTCTTTGGTGGCTGGGACGAGCAGTTTCCGAACGACATGCCGGGTTGTCATCAGGGTGAGAGCTATCCGGACCACGGAGAGTACTGGACCACGGGGTTTGACTGGCAGGTCGAGCGTACGGGTGACACGTTGACCCTGTACCTGGTGGCCGAAGGCCCGGTCACGCCCACCCGGATGGAGCGTTGGATTACGGTGACGGCAGGAAGCCGCACGACCACGCTTCGGTATCGGTTGAGCCATCTGGGGCAGCAGGCCTTCGACTACCTATGGAAGCTGCACCCGGCCCTGAATGTGGGACCTGGCTGCAGGCTGATCATTCCGGCGGAGCGGGGGCGGCTGGCGCGAGCGGGGTGCGGGCGGTTCTCTGAGACGAGGGTGGATTTCGAGTGGCCTGATGTGCCCGGGAAGGATGGCAAGCTGATTGACGCGAGCGTCATTCCGGCCGGTTCAGAGGCCTGCGGGTGGGAGATGTTCTACCTTACCCGGCTGCGAGACGGCTGGTGGGCGATTCTGGACGGCGAGAGCCGGTCTGGTTTTGGTCTGGCGTTTGACAAGACGCTGTTCAACACCGTATGGCTATTCCAGACCTTCGGCAGTTGGCGGGGTTTGAACGTGGCGGTGGTCGAACCGGCGACCGGCTACCCGGACACTCTGGCGGAGGCGTCGGCGTCCGGGCGTTTGGCCAGGCTCGAGCCGAAGCAGGTCGTCGAGACGCAGGTCACAGCCACGCTGCTGGCCGGCCGAACCGCCATCAACGGCATCTCACGGGATGGGACGGTGACATGATGGGCCGACTGCAGGGACGAGTGACGATCGTCACGGGTGCAGGTCAGGGGATCGGCGAGGCCATCGCCCGGCGTTTCGCCGAGGAAGGGGCGGCGGTCATTGGCATCGACCGGAACGTGGAGACACTCGAGGCGGTATGCGCGGCCCTGCCTGAGGCGGTGGCCTGCCCGATCGATGTCACCGATCATCAGGCTATGGAGCGGTGCTTCTCGCAGACGGTCGAGCGATTTGGTCGTATCGACGTACTGGTCAACAACGCGGCCACTTCCTATTACGTGCCGGTCGTGGAGACCACGCTCGATCAGTGGCGCGAAACGCTGGCCGTGAACCTGGAGGCCTACTTCCTGGCCGCGCAGCTTGCGGCCCGCCGGATGATCGAGCGGGGCTGTGGACGAATCATCAATGTGGCCTCGACGCAGGCGATCGCGTGTGAGCCGCTGGTCGGGGCCTACGCGGCCAGCAAGGGGGGGGTACTCGCCCTGACCCGCAGCCTGGGCGTGGAGCTGGCTCCGCACGACATTCTGGTGAACGCTGTGGTTCCGGGGTGCATTCACACGCCGATGAGCGTCATCAACGGGATTGACGAGACCCAGACGGAGTTGTTCAAGGAATGGTACGTAGGCCGCCGGAAGATCCCGCTCGGCCGGCCGGGTGAACCTCACGAAGTTGCCGGGGTGGTGCTTTTTTTGGCCTCCGACGACTGTCAGTACATGACCGGCCAGATGCTGGTCGTTGATGGAGGACTGACGATTACCTTCTGACGACCGCCCGCGCAGGCGGATGCCGAGGAAACCGATGGAGATTACCAAGATCGAATGCCATGTGGTCGTGGTTCCCGATGTCAGCCCGGAGGCCTGCAGCAGTGCCCAGGATGACATTGTGGTTTTAGTTCACACCGACGAGGGCATCACCGGAATCGGGGAAGTGGACACGAATCCCTGGGTAGCCCGGGCGATGATTGAGGCCCCGGGAACGCACTGCATGGGACTGGGTCTGCAGGAGATGCTCGTTGGGCAGAACCCGCTGACGCCGGAAGCCTTATGGGACAAGATGTACCTCGGGTCGGCGATGACCGGCCGCCGAGGGCTAGGCATCTGCGCGATGGGGGCACTGGACATGGCCTTGTGGGACATCCGTGGCAAGGCGATGGGCAAACCCTGCTGGCAATTGCTTGGCGGTGCGAAGCAGCCTTTCCTGACGCCGTACGCGTCGTTGTTGCCCACGGGGCGGACGCTCGAGGAGTACCAGCGGAATTTGGTCCAGAAGGCGATCCAGGCCAAGAACGCCGGTTTCAAGGCCGCGAAGATGGAAGTGTGTCTCCGCGGCCCGTACAGCCACAACGCGATCCAGGAGAGTAACGAGGCGATCATCGAGACGGTCGCTGCCTGCCGGGAGGCGGTCGGACCGGAGATGACCATGATGGTCGATGTGGCCTACGCCTGGTGGGATGCCAAAGAAGCCCTGGGCGTACTGGAGCGGTTGGAGAAGTACAATCTGTTCTTCCTTGAGACGCCGCTGAACATCGACGATCTGGACGGCTACGCTTTCTTGGCCGAGCGTGCCCCGTTCCGTATCGCGGCGGGCGAGTGGCAGAACACCCGTTTTGAGTTCATTGACCTGATGGACCGGGGGCGGATCGACGTTGCCCAACCGGACGTGGGGCGGGTCGGGGGGCTGACCGAGGCTCGGCGGGTGGCTGACCTAGCCGCTGTTCGTGGCCGGCTGATCGTCCCTCACTGCTGGAAGACGGGCATCGGGGTGGCTGCCTCGGCTCACCTGGCGGCGGCGACCGCGCATTGTCCGTACATCGAGTATCTTCCGCCGGAGCTGTCCGAGTCGGATCTCCGCAAGGAGCTGGCCGACGACGGACTCAAGATGGACCACGGTCGCGTGGCGTTGCCGGAGCGGCCGGGCCTGGGGATTGAGCTGAACTACGATGCTCTGCGCAGGTATCGCGCGTGATAGAGTGGCCGGCATGGCGTTGACATGCGGCGTGGCACGTACCGGGCGCAGAGCGAGCGGGCATGAGCATGGCGGACTCCACGCACGATCCCGGGCCGGAGGCGGCCGGACAGCTTCGGGCTGATGCCTTGGGCCTGCTCGGCACGGTATCGCTCACTGCGGCGTACATGGCTCCAGCCGCGTCGCTGATCGCACTTTTCGGGCCGATGGTGACCAAGGCCGGGATTGGCGTTGGGTTTGTCATGCTGCTGGGCCTGGCCGTCACCCTCCCTTCGGCGATCAGCTTCGGCGTGATGGCCCGGGAGATGCCGTCGGCCGGTGGAGTATACGCGTGGGCATCGTGCGCGCTGGGCAGGACCTTTGGCCGGTGGATCGGAATCACCACGGCGATCTACTACGTACTCACCGTCGTGTTCCCGCCGATCGTGTTCGGCCAGCTGTTCAACAACCTGCTTGACCTGGCCCATCTGCCGACCGGAAAGGGGACGTGGTTGCTGGGTGCGGGGCTGTCGATACTGATCGCCGGATTCGCGACCTATCGCGGGGTGGCGGTTTCGTCCTACCTGGCTTTTGTACTGCTCATCGTGCAGCTGGTGGTGATGAGTGCTCTGGCGTTGACCTTCGCAATCGTGGCCGGCCGGGAGCAGCATCTGAGTTGGGCGCCGTTTCTGCCTCCTGCCGGCAGCTGGTCGGGGGCGTTGCTCGCCCTGCCGATGGCCATGCTCTCGCTGATCTGCGACGCGGCCACACCGGTGTCCGAGGAGACCCGCGATGCGAAGCGGACGATTCCACTGGCCATCATTCTGACGCTGCTGGTGGTCGGCATCTGGAACGTTCTGGCGTTCGGTGCACTCGGCATGGCTTGTCCTCCTGATCGGCTCATCGATCTGTGCAGGCAATCGGTGGACAACGCGGTTCCCCCGCTGGCCGGTCTCGTCTGGGGCCGGTTCAATGTGCTGGTGACCGTGGTGGGCATGATTGCGATGATTGGAGCCCTGGTCCCGTGCTCGACGGCCGCCTCGCGTCTGCTGTTTTCGCTGGGCCGTGATGGTACGCTTCCACGGGGCCTGGCGGCGGTTCACGCCCGGTACCGCACGCCGTGGAACGCCCTGCACATCGTGTTTCTGGCTACGGCCCTGGCCATCATCCCGTTAGCTCTCATCCGCGAACCCGGCGAAGCCATTGCCTGGTGGAGCCAGGTGATTGCGTGGTTCATTATCGCCGTCTACTTCACCGCCAACCTGTGCAATTTCCTGTTTCATCTGCGATTTCGCCCGGAGCGGTTCAGTATCGCGTGGAACCTAGTTGCCCCCGCCCTGGCGGCGATCATCCAGCTGGCGGTTCTCTGGCAAGTCGTGGTTCTCGAGTTGTGGCGTGCGGGATGGATCGGCATCAGTGCCCAGTTTTTCATCGTGGTTGTCTCGGTTCTCACCGCGGGCTGGGTATACACCCTCCGCGGGTACCGACTGTCGGCGGGTTCAGGAGCATCCCCATGAGATTGCGTGCATCTTTCGCACTGGGAGCGATTTGCCTGGGTTCCCTGGTGACATTCTCGTCAGCCTTGGCGGCCGACGACACGTTCAAGGACGACTACTCATCCGGGCTGGAGCGGTGGAAACCACTGTTCGCCGACGGCGCCTGGTCGGCCCGCGAAGGCGTACTCACCAGCGCCGAACCGAGGGCCACTACCGCTCGCCTGGCCAAGATCAAGCCGGTTGCGGACGCGGTGGTTGAGACCGAGGTGCGCGTGGCCGACATTGGCCGGCGCAACTTCGGCATCGTCTTCCGGGTCACGGACGACGGCACCTGTCATGCGGTGCGGTACTACGACAGTGGCGACCGGCTGGAACTGCTCGATTTTGCGGAGGGCCGGCCGCTGGCGGAGCGGATACAGATATCCAAGACCAAGCTCGATCTGAAGGCAGGGCAATGGTACCGCCTCAAAGCGGCGGCGGTGGATGGTCAGATCGTGGCCAAGATCTGGCCCTCGGGAGCCGCGCGGGAGCCGGATTGGCAGCTTCGAGCCCAGTGCCCGGACAAGCGGGTTGGGCTGATCGGCCTGCTGGTCGATGACGGCAGCCGGATCGACTTCGGCGCCGTCCGGATCGCATGGGGTGCGGAGGTGGAGGCCATGCGGAAGCGGTCGGTGGAGGACCAGGCCGCACGACTGAAGCGGCTCGAGAATGACCTCAAGCTGCAGGTCGACATCACGCCGTTTGTCGTGAGATCGCAGGAGGGTGCCAAGCGGAGGATCCTGGTCGGCACGTTGCTCGAGGGCAAACCCGAGCCGGTCGACGGCAAGCTAGAAGCGGTGATGGGAACGATGAAACGGGCCGTTGATCTGAAGGCCGCCCAATTCGAGGGCGGGGCTTACGAGCTGCTTGTCCCGGAGCCGCAGGCCACCGCCACGCTGCAGGTGAGCTTGACCACCTCGTTCGGCAAGCGATTCGCCGATGAGCAGAAGCTCGACCCGGTGCGCCGGTGGACCTTCCACATGACCCCGCACACCCACTACGACATTGGCTTCACCGAACCGCAGCCGGAGGTCATCGAGCGGTTGAGCCGGGACATGGAAGCGGCGGTCCGGTTCTGCGACCAGACGGCTGACTGGCCGGCCGAGAGCCGCTATCGCTGGACGGTGGAGGTCAGTTCACTGTTTCGCAACTTTGCCGAACGGCACGATGAAGCACAAGTGGCCAGACTGATCGAGCTGGTCCGCCAGAATCGCATCGAGATCTGCGGGTACTACCTGAACATGCCCACCGAGCTGGTCGGCCACGAGGAACTCATCCGCTGTCTGTATTACGCCGAGGGCCTCCGCCGCCGATACGGCGTGACCATCGATACGGCGATGATCAACGACGTGCCCGGCTACGCCTGGGCGCTGCCGCAGCTGTTCAACGA includes:
- a CDS encoding DUF5107 domain-containing protein, which produces MAYVRIETDWKYCDCRVLRLESDETRLEIMPELGGKIYRWIDKQSDRDVLWQHPRLKPAVVAPGGCFDDRFFGGWDEQFPNDMPGCHQGESYPDHGEYWTTGFDWQVERTGDTLTLYLVAEGPVTPTRMERWITVTAGSRTTTLRYRLSHLGQQAFDYLWKLHPALNVGPGCRLIIPAERGRLARAGCGRFSETRVDFEWPDVPGKDGKLIDASVIPAGSEACGWEMFYLTRLRDGWWAILDGESRSGFGLAFDKTLFNTVWLFQTFGSWRGLNVAVVEPATGYPDTLAEASASGRLARLEPKQVVETQVTATLLAGRTAINGISRDGTVT
- a CDS encoding SDR family oxidoreductase, with translation MGRLQGRVTIVTGAGQGIGEAIARRFAEEGAAVIGIDRNVETLEAVCAALPEAVACPIDVTDHQAMERCFSQTVERFGRIDVLVNNAATSYYVPVVETTLDQWRETLAVNLEAYFLAAQLAARRMIERGCGRIINVASTQAIACEPLVGAYAASKGGVLALTRSLGVELAPHDILVNAVVPGCIHTPMSVINGIDETQTELFKEWYVGRRKIPLGRPGEPHEVAGVVLFLASDDCQYMTGQMLVVDGGLTITF
- a CDS encoding mandelate racemase/muconate lactonizing enzyme family protein, which produces MEITKIECHVVVVPDVSPEACSSAQDDIVVLVHTDEGITGIGEVDTNPWVARAMIEAPGTHCMGLGLQEMLVGQNPLTPEALWDKMYLGSAMTGRRGLGICAMGALDMALWDIRGKAMGKPCWQLLGGAKQPFLTPYASLLPTGRTLEEYQRNLVQKAIQAKNAGFKAAKMEVCLRGPYSHNAIQESNEAIIETVAACREAVGPEMTMMVDVAYAWWDAKEALGVLERLEKYNLFFLETPLNIDDLDGYAFLAERAPFRIAAGEWQNTRFEFIDLMDRGRIDVAQPDVGRVGGLTEARRVADLAAVRGRLIVPHCWKTGIGVAASAHLAAATAHCPYIEYLPPELSESDLRKELADDGLKMDHGRVALPERPGLGIELNYDALRRYRA
- a CDS encoding APC family permease — protein: MSMADSTHDPGPEAAGQLRADALGLLGTVSLTAAYMAPAASLIALFGPMVTKAGIGVGFVMLLGLAVTLPSAISFGVMAREMPSAGGVYAWASCALGRTFGRWIGITTAIYYVLTVVFPPIVFGQLFNNLLDLAHLPTGKGTWLLGAGLSILIAGFATYRGVAVSSYLAFVLLIVQLVVMSALALTFAIVAGREQHLSWAPFLPPAGSWSGALLALPMAMLSLICDAATPVSEETRDAKRTIPLAIILTLLVVGIWNVLAFGALGMACPPDRLIDLCRQSVDNAVPPLAGLVWGRFNVLVTVVGMIAMIGALVPCSTAASRLLFSLGRDGTLPRGLAAVHARYRTPWNALHIVFLATALAIIPLALIREPGEAIAWWSQVIAWFIIAVYFTANLCNFLFHLRFRPERFSIAWNLVAPALAAIIQLAVLWQVVVLELWRAGWIGISAQFFIVVVSVLTAGWVYTLRGYRLSAGSGASP